In one window of Candidatus Binatus sp. DNA:
- a CDS encoding TolC family protein, giving the protein MFSDSPAMRVPFSDLQVFFELAGAMVQTRAMLKEYSAYRSLPRQYRGSACFTIAIIFLAILCAPAIAAAGETPPPGPLTLGYLLRAARADNPEIRAVDEKYQAMRQRPSQEGTLPDPSVGVRYHNEQFGRITFGSSDFSYLEFSAEQEVPFPGKLGLKESIASREAERERAMRDSMILSVLARVVLAYTDLSVADRSTAILDESADVLDTVIKQTAQAYSVGTAVQQDILRATLERDALRERIAMLALQRTTAEAEIDALLNRQATEVLAKSAWIDKVSILEPLDSLTRRLEAQAPELRAAEEDVLKTSDALLLAKRGYLPDFTAMGAYADKNGLYAEWEVGLRVTVPLYFWRKQRPAIAEAEYNRRAAEHARQNSRVTLESRLRQAHAMAETSMRLINLYSENLIPEASLTLKSARASYSVGKVDFLTTLNAFNALFEYRMRYTEQIGQYRRAVAEIGPLVGEPPPELDQGASP; this is encoded by the coding sequence ATGTTTAGCGATTCGCCAGCTATGCGTGTCCCTTTCAGCGACCTCCAGGTGTTCTTTGAGCTGGCAGGCGCCATGGTGCAGACTCGGGCGATGCTCAAAGAATATTCGGCCTATAGGTCGCTCCCGCGCCAATATCGGGGGTCGGCATGCTTTACCATCGCCATTATCTTCTTGGCGATACTGTGCGCGCCGGCAATCGCGGCCGCCGGTGAGACACCGCCACCGGGGCCTTTAACGCTCGGTTATCTATTAAGGGCGGCGCGCGCGGACAATCCGGAAATCCGCGCTGTGGACGAAAAATACCAGGCGATGCGCCAGCGGCCGTCGCAGGAAGGCACGCTGCCCGATCCGTCTGTAGGCGTGCGTTACCACAACGAGCAGTTCGGGCGAATCACCTTCGGCTCCTCGGATTTTTCATACCTCGAATTTTCCGCCGAGCAGGAAGTCCCCTTCCCGGGAAAACTGGGGCTCAAGGAGAGCATCGCGAGTCGCGAAGCCGAACGGGAGCGCGCGATGCGCGATTCGATGATACTCTCCGTCCTGGCCAGAGTGGTATTGGCATACACTGACCTGAGCGTGGCAGATCGCTCGACCGCAATCCTTGACGAAAGCGCCGATGTGCTCGACACGGTGATCAAACAGACGGCACAAGCTTACAGCGTGGGAACTGCCGTGCAGCAGGATATCTTGCGGGCAACGCTGGAACGGGACGCGCTCCGCGAGAGGATCGCGATGCTCGCACTCCAGCGAACCACCGCTGAGGCAGAGATAGACGCACTGTTGAATCGACAGGCGACCGAGGTGCTTGCGAAATCCGCATGGATCGATAAGGTTTCGATTCTTGAGCCGCTCGATAGTTTGACCCGCCGACTTGAGGCTCAGGCGCCTGAACTTCGCGCTGCCGAAGAAGACGTGCTGAAGACCTCTGACGCGTTGCTTCTGGCGAAACGAGGATACCTTCCCGACTTCACTGCTATGGGAGCTTACGCGGACAAGAACGGCCTGTACGCGGAATGGGAGGTGGGGCTGCGCGTCACGGTGCCGCTCTACTTCTGGCGCAAGCAGCGACCGGCCATTGCCGAGGCGGAATACAACAGGCGTGCCGCGGAGCACGCCCGCCAGAACAGTCGCGTGACGCTGGAGAGTCGCCTACGCCAAGCCCACGCGATGGCGGAAACATCGATGCGACTTATCAACCTCTACAGCGAGAACCTGATCCCCGAGGCTTCGCTCACGCTCAAGTCCGCGCGCGCCTCATACTCAGTAGGAAAAGTCGATTTCCTCACAACGCTCAATGCGTTCAACGCGTTGTTTGAGTATCGAATGCGCTACACGGAGCAAATCGGACAGTATCGCCGGGCAGTGGCAGAAATCGGCCCGCTGGTTGGAGAACCGCCGCCCGAACTCGATCAGGGAGCGTCTCCGTGA
- a CDS encoding efflux RND transporter periplasmic adaptor subunit — MNRAITISLALALVVAGCTRGDAPGDDPHAHVQAQVQRTVQGQVPGMAEVELPYERRQAIGVRTAVIERRQLAAKIRTVGVVVADERQVRKVQTKISGWVDRLFVNFTGQYVRAGQPILSIYSPELVATEHEYLLALEANRAQGKDGAGIGDAEKKLLVDSARNRLRLWDITDAQIRELESSDTPRRTIDLHSPIAGYVTMKPVYQGMYITPDMELYTVADLKNVWVWADVYEDEIGLVRVGQRAEISLASALGTKLTSAVSYVSPTMDVATRTVKIRFDVPNPDGRLKPGMYATVDIESPLGDVLALPDDAVIDTGERKIVFVQVGNTSYQPREVRLGRRAGGYYEVLSGLSDGERIVTSAQFLLDSESRLRGATGGGARHGSH, encoded by the coding sequence GTGAACCGCGCCATCACGATCTCGCTCGCCTTGGCGCTTGTGGTGGCGGGATGCACCCGGGGGGACGCGCCCGGCGACGATCCTCACGCGCACGTCCAGGCGCAGGTTCAGCGGACAGTGCAAGGGCAAGTTCCCGGGATGGCGGAGGTCGAACTACCGTACGAGCGGCGACAGGCGATCGGAGTTCGCACGGCGGTAATCGAGCGCCGGCAGCTTGCGGCGAAAATTCGCACCGTCGGCGTGGTGGTTGCGGACGAACGCCAGGTGCGGAAAGTACAAACTAAGATTTCCGGCTGGGTTGACCGATTGTTTGTGAACTTTACGGGACAGTATGTCAGGGCCGGGCAGCCGATTCTCTCGATCTACAGCCCCGAGCTGGTCGCCACTGAGCACGAATACCTGCTCGCGCTCGAGGCCAACCGCGCCCAAGGCAAAGATGGCGCCGGAATTGGCGATGCCGAGAAAAAGCTGCTTGTGGATTCGGCGCGGAACCGGTTGCGCTTGTGGGATATCACCGACGCACAAATCCGCGAGCTGGAGAGCAGTGACACCCCTCGCCGGACGATCGATCTGCACTCGCCGATCGCCGGCTACGTCACGATGAAGCCCGTTTACCAGGGCATGTACATTACGCCCGACATGGAACTCTACACCGTCGCCGACCTGAAAAATGTCTGGGTGTGGGCAGATGTGTATGAAGATGAAATCGGTCTCGTCCGTGTCGGCCAGCGAGCTGAAATTTCGCTGGCCTCAGCGCTCGGAACCAAACTTACCTCCGCGGTCAGCTATGTGAGCCCCACGATGGACGTGGCGACTCGCACCGTAAAGATCCGCTTTGATGTGCCTAATCCGGATGGCCGGCTGAAGCCTGGAATGTACGCGACGGTCGACATCGAATCTCCGCTGGGTGACGTTCTTGCGCTGCCCGACGACGCGGTGATCGACACAGGGGAACGGAAGATCGTCTTCGTGCAGGTCGGGAACACAAGCTACCAGCCGCGCGAGGTTCGCCTTGGGAGGCGCGCCGGCGGTTACTACGAAGTCCTGAGCGGATTGAGCGATGGCGAACGCATCGTAACCAGCGCGCAGTTCCTGCTCGATTCCGAGAGCCGGCTGCGTGGCGCGACTGGCGGTGGCGCGCGCCACGGATCTCACTAG
- a CDS encoding recombinase family protein, producing MGGTVPLGYDVRDRHLVINRAEAATVKQIYEWYLELGSVRLLKQDLDRRGVSSKLRVSMKGNKSGGRSFSRGALYELLANPIYIGEIRHKRERHLGLHEAILERELWEKAQHQLRGLLFDQSGEPLYAQCTAKGARRYRYYVSRGLITASANDAQRGWRLSATEIERAVAIAARAILDDRPGLLEALEQSEIDSPDVRAMLEAAADYGRRLMASIDVEACMADLVERVELLE from the coding sequence ATGGGAGGCACCGTACCGCTCGGCTATGACGTTCGCGATCGCCACCTCGTGATCAATCGGGCGGAAGCGGCGACCGTGAAGCAGATTTATGAATGGTACCTGGAACTCGGCAGCGTGAGGCTGCTTAAGCAGGATCTGGATCGCCGCGGCGTCAGCTCGAAACTTCGAGTCTCGATGAAGGGCAATAAATCCGGCGGTCGATCGTTCTCGCGCGGCGCCCTTTATGAGCTGCTCGCCAACCCGATCTACATCGGCGAGATTCGCCACAAGCGGGAACGTCATCTGGGACTGCACGAGGCAATCCTCGAGCGCGAGCTGTGGGAAAAGGCTCAGCACCAGTTGCGCGGCCTGCTATTCGATCAAAGCGGTGAGCCGCTCTACGCGCAATGCACCGCAAAGGGCGCGCGGAGATACCGTTATTACGTATCGCGAGGCTTGATTACAGCCTCTGCCAACGATGCGCAACGCGGCTGGCGATTGTCGGCCACTGAGATCGAGCGGGCGGTGGCGATCGCCGCACGAGCCATTCTGGACGACCGTCCCGGTCTGCTCGAGGCGCTGGAGCAGTCCGAAATCGATTCTCCGGACGTGCGGGCGATGCTTGAGGCAGCGGCGGATTACGGCCGCCGCCTAATGGCCTCGATCGACGTGGAAGCGTGCATGGCCGATCTGGTCGAGCGGGTGGAACTCCTCGAGTAG
- a CDS encoding efflux RND transporter permease subunit, translating to MIERLIDICARNKTMVFIATGFFVAWGIWAIRTTPIDALPDLSDTQVIVFTEWMGRSADLVEDQISYPIVTAFLAAPKVKLVRGFTMFGMSFVYIVFQDGTDIYWARSRVIEYLAKLQGKLPPGVSPQIGPDATGVGWIFEYALVDDTGQHDLQQLRSFQDWQLRYWLSSVPGVAEVASIGGYEKEYQIELDPVRLQAYNLSISEIGEAVRMSNGDVGGRVIELAGHEYAVRGRGYIKSRDDIAKIVVATNAAGTPVRLGDIARIQVGGNIRRGFAELDGKGETVGGIVVMRFGENALAVIERVKAKLAEMQSAMPSGVRVVTTYDRSGLIGASVNTLTENLAEEMIIVSLVIILFLFHVRSALVPAIVMPIAVIISFIPMAYMHLTTNIMSLAGIIIAIGDVVDSAVVLIENAHKKLEHAGPDADRSELVIQAAKELGPAIFGSLLVIAISFLPVFTLEAQEGRLFKPLAFTKTFAMLFASILSVTLVPPLMVLFVRGKIRPEASNPVNRACMAVYRPVLRVCLKYRWLLAIGTVVVLVLTIVPFSRLGSEFMPPLYEGTLLYMPITVPGISIEAAKQLVQEQDRRLKQFPEVASVFGKAGRAETPTDPAPLSMIETVIALKAKSEWRPGMTLDRLTGEMSDAVTMPGLQNAWTMPIKARVDMLTTGIRTPIGVKIFGPDLGEIAKIGESLESILRSVPGTRSVYAEREMGGFYVDFIPDRDAIARYGLRLMDVMNVVETAIGGLDLDTTVEGRERYRINVRYPRELRDSPEALARVLVPIPRQRANQPGMPADQMKQGGPDGAMSPGERVAHVRLGQLGRIVATMGPPMIKDEGGSLSGWVYVDTTSRDIGGYVDNAKRVVARELKLKPGYFLKWTGQYEFLERARARMQIVIPLTVGIILMILYVNFGGWIQALLVLFSVPCAAMGSIWLMYALGYNTSIAVWVGLIALLGVAAETASIMVIYLDEGYRQWLAEGRLRSRQDLVQMTHETAVARVRPLLMAVGMNIFGLIPIMFATGIGSDVAKRIAAPLWGGLVSLTVLTLMVIPAIYVIWREHGLASAQSRQT from the coding sequence ATGATCGAACGGCTCATCGACATCTGCGCGCGCAACAAGACGATGGTCTTCATCGCGACTGGATTCTTTGTCGCATGGGGGATCTGGGCAATTCGCACCACGCCGATCGATGCGCTGCCCGACCTGTCCGACACGCAGGTGATCGTATTCACCGAATGGATGGGACGCAGTGCAGACCTCGTCGAGGATCAAATTAGCTACCCGATCGTCACGGCCTTTCTCGCAGCGCCGAAGGTCAAACTCGTCCGCGGCTTCACCATGTTCGGGATGTCTTTCGTCTACATCGTCTTTCAGGACGGCACCGACATCTACTGGGCGCGCAGCCGCGTAATCGAATACCTCGCGAAGTTGCAAGGAAAGCTGCCGCCCGGTGTTTCACCGCAGATCGGACCCGACGCCACCGGCGTCGGATGGATCTTCGAGTATGCGCTGGTGGACGACACCGGCCAGCACGACCTCCAGCAGCTTCGCAGCTTCCAGGATTGGCAGCTTCGGTATTGGCTATCGTCGGTTCCCGGAGTTGCCGAGGTGGCAAGTATCGGTGGCTACGAGAAGGAGTACCAGATCGAACTCGATCCGGTCCGTCTGCAGGCCTACAACCTCTCGATCAGCGAAATCGGAGAGGCAGTGCGAATGTCCAATGGCGACGTCGGCGGCCGCGTGATCGAACTCGCGGGACATGAGTACGCCGTTCGCGGCCGCGGATACATCAAGAGTCGCGATGACATCGCGAAAATTGTCGTTGCGACGAACGCGGCCGGCACTCCCGTCAGGCTGGGTGATATCGCGCGAATCCAGGTCGGCGGGAACATCCGGCGCGGCTTCGCGGAACTCGACGGCAAGGGTGAGACAGTCGGCGGAATCGTCGTAATGCGCTTCGGCGAGAACGCGCTGGCAGTCATCGAGCGAGTGAAGGCCAAGCTCGCGGAAATGCAATCCGCAATGCCGTCTGGCGTCCGCGTAGTCACGACCTACGACCGATCCGGTCTGATCGGCGCCTCCGTCAATACGCTAACCGAGAACCTCGCGGAGGAGATGATCATCGTCAGCCTGGTGATCATCCTGTTCCTCTTCCACGTGCGGTCGGCGTTGGTGCCCGCGATCGTGATGCCGATTGCGGTCATCATCTCGTTCATCCCGATGGCGTACATGCACCTCACGACCAACATCATGTCGCTCGCGGGAATAATCATCGCGATCGGCGACGTGGTCGATTCGGCCGTGGTGCTGATCGAAAACGCTCACAAGAAGCTGGAGCATGCGGGACCCGATGCGGATCGATCGGAACTCGTGATCCAGGCCGCAAAGGAGTTGGGACCTGCGATCTTTGGATCGTTGCTGGTGATCGCAATCTCGTTTCTGCCGGTGTTTACACTCGAGGCCCAGGAGGGGCGACTCTTCAAGCCACTCGCGTTCACGAAGACCTTCGCGATGCTTTTTGCGTCCATTCTTTCGGTCACGCTGGTACCGCCGCTCATGGTTCTGTTCGTGCGAGGAAAGATTCGGCCCGAGGCGTCGAATCCAGTGAATCGCGCATGTATGGCTGTGTACCGGCCGGTCCTGCGCGTCTGTCTTAAGTATCGATGGCTGCTGGCGATCGGGACCGTCGTGGTGCTCGTTCTCACGATCGTGCCTTTTTCGCGGCTCGGCTCAGAGTTTATGCCGCCGCTTTACGAAGGCACGCTCCTTTACATGCCTATCACGGTTCCCGGGATCTCAATCGAGGCGGCAAAGCAACTGGTTCAGGAACAAGACCGCCGGCTGAAACAGTTTCCCGAGGTCGCATCCGTGTTTGGCAAGGCTGGCCGTGCCGAGACGCCTACCGATCCCGCGCCGCTCTCGATGATCGAAACGGTGATAGCGTTGAAGGCGAAATCCGAATGGCGGCCTGGAATGACGCTGGATCGGCTGACTGGCGAAATGAGCGATGCGGTTACGATGCCGGGTCTCCAGAACGCCTGGACGATGCCAATCAAGGCGCGGGTCGATATGCTGACGACGGGCATCCGCACACCCATCGGCGTGAAGATCTTCGGCCCCGATCTCGGCGAAATCGCGAAAATCGGTGAATCGCTCGAAAGCATTTTGCGCAGCGTCCCGGGTACGCGGTCCGTATACGCGGAGCGTGAAATGGGCGGCTTTTACGTCGACTTCATACCTGATCGCGACGCGATCGCCCGCTACGGACTGCGGCTGATGGATGTGATGAATGTGGTTGAGACGGCGATCGGCGGGCTCGACCTCGACACAACAGTTGAGGGACGCGAGCGATACCGGATCAACGTCCGCTATCCGCGAGAGTTGCGCGACAGCCCCGAGGCGCTTGCCCGCGTGCTGGTGCCGATTCCCAGGCAGCGCGCGAATCAACCAGGTATGCCAGCAGATCAAATGAAGCAGGGCGGGCCTGATGGCGCGATGTCACCGGGCGAGCGCGTCGCGCACGTCCGGCTGGGCCAGCTCGGGCGAATCGTCGCGACGATGGGCCCGCCGATGATCAAGGACGAAGGCGGCTCGCTCAGCGGATGGGTTTACGTCGATACCACCAGCAGAGACATTGGCGGGTACGTCGATAACGCGAAGCGGGTGGTCGCGCGCGAATTGAAACTCAAGCCCGGCTACTTTCTCAAGTGGACCGGACAGTACGAGTTTCTGGAGCGCGCGCGAGCGCGAATGCAAATCGTGATTCCGCTCACGGTCGGAATCATCCTGATGATCCTCTACGTGAACTTCGGTGGATGGATTCAGGCGCTGCTTGTGCTGTTCTCCGTGCCGTGCGCTGCGATGGGATCGATCTGGCTGATGTATGCGCTCGGGTACAACACTTCGATCGCCGTCTGGGTCGGACTGATCGCGCTGCTCGGTGTAGCGGCCGAGACCGCATCGATCATGGTGATCTATCTCGATGAGGGCTATCGGCAGTGGCTGGCTGAAGGCCGTCTTCGCAGTCGTCAGGATTTAGTTCAGATGACGCACGAAACGGCAGTCGCCCGCGTGAGACCACTCCTAATGGCAGTCGGAATGAACATCTTCGGGCTCATCCCGATTATGTTCGCTACGGGAATCGGATCGGACGTGGCAAAGCGAATCGCGGCGCCGCTTTGGGGTGGACTCGTGTCGCTGACCGTGCTGACGCTGATGGTGATTCCAGCGATCTATGTAATCTGGCGTGAGCACGGGCTTGCCAGCGCGCAATCCCGGCAAACGTAA
- a CDS encoding recombinase family protein yields the protein MVEVFDAQGVSFVSVTQQFNTTTSMGRLTLNVLLSFAQFEREVTGERIRDKIAASGRKGLLDGRHRTARL from the coding sequence ATGGTCGAGGTGTTCGACGCCCAGGGCGTCTCGTTTGTGTCCGTCACCCAGCAGTTCAACACCACCACGTCGATGGGTCGGCTCACGCTGAATGTGCTGCTCTCCTTCGCGCAGTTCGAGCGGGAAGTGACGGGGGAGCGAATTCGGGACAAGATCGCCGCCTCCGGGCGCAAGGGACTTCTGGATGGGAGGCACCGTACCGCTCGGCTATGA
- a CDS encoding cation-translocating P-type ATPase, translating into MNQHWHELTVAQVVSELRSDLAHGLSSDEAAARLARDGRNEIRKAEHASRLTIFLWQFESLVIWVLIGAAVVSAALGERVDGAVIIAIVILNAGIGFFQEYRAEQAVAALARLTAPRARVIRDGKSEIVPAAQIVRGDLLVLGEGDLIAADARLVETSMLRTNEAPLTGESEPVQKRTGECSADAPLAERTNMAFLGTSVATGTGAALVIATGMNTEVGHIATLLETASSGETPLQQKLDGVGKRLLWACFAIVLVVFLLGILRGVAAFEMFLGAVSLAVAAIPEGLPAVVTIALALGVQRMSRRNALVRRLPAVETLGCVQVICTDKTGTLTVGEMTARRIITSARNYNVTGEGYSTVGSIFSDGAEARTSNDPLLADLLTAAVACNDAQLARRDGRETVIGDPTEGALLVAGAKAGFSREAIDTAMPKLGSVPFSSDRKRMTVIRRRDENPWAFVKGAPEVILERCAQVRTASGVTKLGDADRARMLEASALMGSEALRVLAFAQRRLDSFSPITSSLDGSPEDIELDLTLLGLVGMQDPPRAEAREAIRKCKIAGIKVVMITGDHPDTARAIGRELGIIEHADQVLVGRDLEMMTDAELADRVERVCAYARTTAEHKLRIVRAWKARGVVVAMTGDGVNDAPALKESSIGVAMGITGTEVTKQTADIIVTDDNFASIVAAVEEGRGIYDNVVKTLSYLMGGNAGELAVMLIAAVIGWPLPLLPIQLLWINLVTDGLPALALATDPIDADVLARPPRDPKSEIMDRGFFGLIALTGCLTAGVAITAFAWELYVDGSVMDARNAAFSALVIAELMRSFGARSNVRTVWEIGLLSNLRLFAVVAASFGLQLIIHHLSLLELLFGIEPVTLAQCVWWIVLGLIPLAVLELRKLAKRK; encoded by the coding sequence ATGAATCAACACTGGCACGAGCTCACGGTTGCGCAAGTCGTCTCGGAACTCCGCAGCGACTTGGCGCACGGTCTATCGTCCGACGAAGCCGCCGCCCGACTTGCGCGCGATGGGCGCAACGAAATTCGAAAAGCCGAGCATGCCTCGCGATTGACGATATTCCTGTGGCAATTCGAGAGTCTCGTCATTTGGGTGTTGATCGGAGCCGCGGTAGTGTCCGCGGCGCTCGGCGAACGCGTCGATGGCGCCGTAATTATCGCGATCGTCATCTTGAATGCCGGGATCGGTTTTTTTCAGGAGTACCGCGCCGAGCAGGCAGTCGCCGCGTTGGCGCGCCTTACGGCGCCGCGCGCTCGCGTGATTCGGGATGGCAAATCCGAAATCGTGCCGGCGGCACAAATCGTGCGCGGCGATCTCCTCGTTCTCGGCGAGGGCGATCTGATCGCCGCTGACGCGCGCCTGGTCGAGACTTCGATGCTCCGGACCAACGAGGCTCCTCTTACCGGCGAGTCTGAGCCGGTTCAAAAGCGAACCGGAGAATGTTCAGCCGACGCTCCCCTCGCCGAACGGACCAACATGGCCTTTCTCGGGACCAGTGTCGCCACCGGCACGGGCGCCGCGCTGGTGATTGCAACCGGGATGAACACCGAGGTCGGGCACATCGCGACACTGCTTGAAACCGCCTCCAGCGGGGAAACGCCGCTCCAACAGAAACTCGACGGGGTGGGCAAGCGGCTGTTGTGGGCCTGCTTCGCGATCGTCCTCGTGGTCTTCCTCCTGGGAATTCTGCGAGGAGTTGCGGCATTCGAGATGTTTCTCGGGGCGGTGAGTCTAGCGGTCGCTGCAATCCCCGAGGGCCTGCCCGCGGTCGTAACGATCGCGCTCGCGCTTGGCGTACAGCGGATGTCGCGACGCAACGCGCTGGTGCGCAGACTGCCGGCGGTCGAAACCCTCGGATGCGTCCAGGTCATCTGCACCGACAAGACGGGGACTCTCACGGTTGGCGAGATGACTGCGCGCAGGATCATCACAAGCGCGCGCAATTACAACGTCACCGGCGAGGGCTACTCAACCGTCGGCTCGATTTTCTCGGATGGCGCCGAAGCGAGGACTAGTAACGATCCGTTGCTTGCCGACCTCCTTACCGCGGCTGTCGCTTGCAACGATGCGCAGCTTGCGCGGCGTGACGGTAGAGAAACCGTGATTGGCGACCCAACGGAAGGTGCTCTGCTGGTCGCGGGCGCGAAGGCGGGTTTTTCCCGCGAAGCAATCGATACGGCGATGCCGAAGCTGGGCTCGGTCCCGTTCAGCTCCGATCGGAAACGAATGACGGTGATTCGTCGCCGCGATGAAAACCCGTGGGCGTTCGTCAAGGGCGCACCCGAGGTGATCCTCGAACGCTGCGCTCAGGTTCGCACCGCGAGCGGTGTCACGAAACTTGGCGACGCTGACCGCGCCCGGATGCTTGAGGCGAGTGCGCTGATGGGCAGTGAAGCCCTGCGCGTGCTCGCTTTCGCGCAGCGGAGACTCGATTCGTTTTCGCCGATCACCTCTTCGCTAGATGGCTCACCCGAAGACATCGAGCTAGACCTGACACTCCTTGGCCTTGTCGGGATGCAGGATCCTCCTCGCGCGGAGGCTCGGGAAGCAATCCGCAAGTGCAAAATCGCGGGAATCAAGGTCGTGATGATCACCGGTGACCATCCCGACACGGCACGTGCGATTGGCCGCGAGCTGGGCATCATCGAACACGCGGACCAGGTTCTGGTTGGACGCGATCTCGAGATGATGACGGATGCTGAACTCGCGGATCGGGTCGAGCGAGTGTGCGCGTACGCGCGGACCACGGCCGAACACAAACTCCGCATCGTTCGCGCGTGGAAGGCGCGTGGCGTCGTGGTCGCGATGACCGGTGACGGCGTCAACGATGCGCCAGCTCTCAAGGAATCGTCCATCGGTGTTGCGATGGGAATTACAGGCACCGAAGTGACGAAGCAGACCGCCGACATCATAGTGACGGACGACAACTTCGCATCGATTGTCGCGGCCGTCGAGGAAGGCCGCGGCATATACGACAATGTCGTGAAGACACTCAGTTACCTGATGGGCGGGAACGCCGGGGAATTGGCGGTAATGCTGATTGCCGCAGTGATCGGTTGGCCCTTGCCGCTTCTGCCAATTCAGCTGCTGTGGATCAACCTGGTTACCGACGGGCTTCCGGCATTGGCCCTCGCGACCGACCCGATCGACGCCGACGTTCTCGCGCGGCCCCCTCGCGATCCCAAGTCCGAGATCATGGATCGCGGGTTCTTCGGGTTGATCGCTTTGACGGGATGTCTTACGGCCGGAGTCGCGATAACGGCTTTCGCCTGGGAGCTCTACGTTGACGGCAGCGTGATGGATGCGCGCAATGCCGCGTTCTCCGCGCTGGTCATCGCGGAATTGATGCGCTCGTTTGGGGCGCGCAGCAACGTCCGGACGGTATGGGAGATCGGCCTGCTCTCGAATCTCCGGCTGTTTGCGGTCGTGGCCGCGAGCTTTGGATTGCAGCTCATTATCCATCATCTTTCGCTGCTGGAGCTGCTCTTTGGGATCGAGCCAGTCACGCTTGCCCAATGCGTTTGGTGGATAGTTCTCGGCCTGATACCGCTCGCGGTGCTGGAGCTGAGGAAGCTTGCAAAAAGGAAATGA